gaagaagggcaggggtgtatgtttcatgattaactactcatggtgtaattgtaacaacatacaggaactcaagtccttttgttcacctgacctagcattcctcacaatcaaatgcagaccgtattatctcccaagaaaATTGTGCTCGGTCATTGTCACAGCCTTGTatatccccctcaagccgataccacgacggccctcaaggaacttccctggactttatgcaaactggaaaccatatatcccgaggctgcatttattgtagctggggatttttaacaaaacaaatgtaaaaacaaggctacctaaattccaTCAGCATATTGACTGTAGCACTCGCGCTGGCAAAACtctggatcactgctactctaacttccgcgatgcacaAATTCCCTTCCGctgccctccttttggcaaatctgaccacgactccattttgctcctccctttctATAATCCCTCATTTAATTATATTAGGCTGTATTATGTTTCATCTTTGGTACCTTCATGTATGTAGTTTACAGTGTAGAAGTAGTACCCTAACCTGTCCTGTAGATGGCATGGTGTTGGCCTGTTCAATGCACTGAAATATGGATTCTGTGATTTTGATATTGTGGTATCTGGATCAAAATTATCCAGATCAGATTATTTTCTGAAAAACTGgctcaaaataaaaaataaaattaggCTGGGCTTAGTTAgccagcccaattctgatatattTTCCAATAATTAGTCTTTTGACCATTCACATCAGATCTCTtcaacatcatcaacatcattGTTTTTAGAACTGATCTGACTGGTCAGAATGACAATTTAGtgaaaaaaaagatcagaattttGTTGACCGTCTAAATGCAGTTTTGCAGAATCGAGATAATCTCAACTAgattaaacattttgaaaaacgaAGCCCAGGTGATAATCTGGTAGCCATCGATGGTTGCAATTTTATGGTCGTATCTACATGACCATTGTGTCCCATTGGAGTCCAAATTTTAAAGAAAGCAGTATGTCTTGTCTACTGACTTTAATACATAgaacgtatgtgtgtgtgattatttTTCTACAATAATAATGGGCGATCCTGTTGAACGAACAATGAGGGAAAGCTCGGTTTGGTGTTTTGGAAAGTTTGTTGTTTTGAATGTATATTGGAAAGGTTTTTTTTGGTATCAGTTGCTGGGACTGCTACTCTCTGTCCAGTGCTGACCAAGGATGAGTCTGAGGAGCTATTTGGTGTAGCAGCTAGCCTAGCAACTAGCTAGCTGCCTATTAAGCTAGTAGGGTTTTCTTGAGGGATTGAAGACAGCCCGCGATGCGGTTAGCCATTGTGGCTGGGACCGAGGATTGTCCCGGGTTTGTGGCTGTCtagatccctgctgtttgttTTCAATCTTCCCTGTGACCTGCGAGGAGTAACAGTGTAACCTACATTTctagctaccatgacaaagaccaaagccaGCGGGAATACCGTTGAGGACAGTGGTATCTCTATCACAGGTGGATCTTTTAAACAACCAAAAAGAGTTCAAGCAGTTGTTACAAGAAAATAGCTTCAAGTTttttgtccaaatactggtgTATTCAACTAATAAAATAATGTACaacctgaccagagaggtccaggacctggggagcagtttgcagttctcccagggtcagctcAAAGAGTTGAAACAGGAGAATGATGTAAGGGCCGACGCCGGACAGGAGAAGCAGGTACGGTTAGTCAGACATTTATTCGGGAACAGACAtagaacaagacaggaacagggtCAGCACACGGGTAACACAGACATATGACAAACAATACagcagcagggaacagagctggggaactgacaaatataggggatgtaataaacaggtgattgagtgAGTCCAGatgagtccaatatcgctgaaGCACGTGACGAGAGAAGGCAGGTGTGTGTAAAtgatggcaggagtgcgtaatacagggcagcctggcgcccacGAGCAACAGGGAAGAAGAGCGGGGGCAGATGTGACAGAACGGCAAGATGACAGAAATCTGTAAGCCATTGAGGACATCAGTTGTGTGTGTGAATCTATGACAGATAAATCAGACTCAAGGGACAATCAAGGCAGAACATGGTTGTGGACagaattgcagaatctccacgAGACCTAGAtggagtctgaggacaaagtgagggaaataatctgagaaattgaagatggaccacaggaagacTGAGGTGGAGCtcgcccacaggactggaaaacccaccaccgGTCCAGATGAGAGGCCCAGGCCGATATTCAGATCCTGAGGTTCAAGGTAGCTGTTCTGTAAAGAGCCAAGAACCTGAGgaacgtacagtaccagtcaaaagtttagacacacctactcattcaagggtttttcaagggttattttttactattttctacattgtagaataacagtgaagacatcagaaagattaaataacacatatggaattatgtagtaacaaaaaaagtgttacacaactcaaaatatatttttgagattcttaaaagtagccaccctttgcctgatgacaattttgcacactcttgacattctctctaccagcttcatgaagtagtcacctggaatgcatttaaattaacaggtgtgccttgttaaaagttaatttgtggaatttctttccttcttaatgcgtttgagccaatcagtttgtAACATGGACGCTGGGAGTTGGGAGCAATTGGAAgtgcaggtgcgcgtaatgatgaatgccaggtgcgcgtaatgatgaatgccaggaccggtggttagtaaacCAACGTCAAACGCcggagaggaggagcgggagtATACATGACTATACCCCTCACCCCCTTGACGCATGGCTCCAGCTGCAGGACGACGCCTGCCAGAGGGGCGGTCCCGAGAATGaggaattacttaaaaatcatacaatgtgattttctggatttttgttttagattccgtctctcacagttgaagtgtatctatgataaaaattacagacctctacatgctttgtaagtaggaaaacctgcaaaattggcagtgtatctacttgttctccccactgtatatagagctcttattgcatggaacttcatTCCATCTCATTTTGCTCAAATAAAAAGGAAACCTGGTTCCacaaaacagataaagcaacaccttgcggcacaatgcctctcccctatttgacctagatagtttgtgtgtatgcattgatttgtaggctatgtgtggctTTATTCTTTTTTAATTGATGTTGTTCTGTCCTTGAGATGATCTTGTCCATTAACATTctatattatgtcatgttttgtgtggaccccaagaagagtagctgctgcttttgcaacagctaatgtcgatcctaataaaataccaaatggaaatgaaatgaaataaattaaaAGGAAATATATTAATATTTCTAATTATTAATCCATTATTATTTCTAGATTGCAAAGATAAATAGATATTTTTCTCTTCTCACTAAAGGCAAATGCTTGAAATGTTCCATTTTTCTTGCCAAGGCATATCATCATATCCCCCCACTTTCACAAAATCTACTTGCCTGCTTACAATGTAACACTTCAACCACTAGATATTGTGCAAACGCATGGTCTAAAGTTTGCAGGGAGTTACGCACATTCTCATATCAAGTTCAGTTTTTATTAAGGCTGTCAGAGGTTAGTTAATTCCAGTCAACTTTTTGTAATTTTAATGCATATTTAATCTTTATCGTGATTAATCGCATTGTCTGAAAGCTTTCAAAATACACATAAAACATACATTTATAGGCCTACAGATAAAAAGAGCAATGTGATGTCAAAACAATAGAGGTTAAAGGAAGTGGGCTTCATCAATTTACCTGATTTTACTAATCATTACTTTGGACAAAATTAAGACATTAAAGTTATTGTAAtgctttttatatatatataaaataatcgTAATTACAGCTCAATTTGAGCACATTCTGAATATGAGATTAATCATGATTAATCACAGCAAAGACTGTGATTAACTCGATAAAAGCAGTTTTTGGagagttaaaaaaacaaaacaaaaaatactTTCGTGTGAAAACTGGTTTTGGGGTATATTATGTATACGCTacgtttataaatgaggccctgTAGATATGTCAAATTACTCAAGATGTGCCTAGGTAGCAAACATGCCCCAGATATCAGAAAGCAAAGCTTAAATTAAATGTCATGAAATGACTAGAAACATTCAGTGTTGGGgtagctactctgaaaatataggttatcaattacttcacactggatgATTAAACTACACTAAAGCTACCGTTAAGAaaaaatatagtttacttaactaaattactttgaaaaagtagttcactacatccaaactTTTCTGTGAAACATGACATCATATTTAGGCTAAATCTGAAATTCATAGACTACTAATTATAAGAACAAATCACTTTGGGGTTATATGTTAATACAATCTGTAATTTAGCTTATTAAACACAAAAATTATGTTCAAGTGAGAATCAGGCAGGTCGGATACcaaaaaaagaaaggaaattaGGCTATTACCTACTTTACCCATATTTTATTTTAGCAACCTAAGtggtgtgtagttccagtagttagctacactctTACATGTTAAAAAGTGATGAACTACTTTttaaactaccaccaagctactgcaaaatgtatttaaattatcAGTTGAACAACATGTAGTTCACTTCTCCCCAAAACTGGGAACGTTGACTGTTCAAGGGTCATGACATAGTATTACAGTGCATGCACTGTCTCCAAATGTAATTTTCTCCCTTGAGAAATACCAAATTGTGTACATTTCAAGGGTTGGTGTGGGGATAGTCGATACTATCTTTGGGTACGTGGGTTACGTGGGTTTCGTGGCGTTTGACAGTAAAGTTGAGAGGGGTGGagctgagagggggtggggcAGAGTGCTCGGGGCTCCGGGAGGTGGGGGGGCTTCATCAAAAGACCCAAAATGTTACAGGGCAAGCTGGTTTCCATTAGTTACTACAGCTACAAAGTAATATTGGCTATATAGGAAAAAATAATGCAAACATTTTTtatcttaatttaaggttaggtatacggttagcagtgtggttagggtaaggattaggTTTAAaattcagatttaaaaaataggaattgtagaaataggcgggcTTTACGATCTTGTAGCTGTGATAACTAGTGACGACCTTGGCACTCGCTAATACGTTAAGTTAGGACGTTGGGAACGTGCGAGATCATCTGATTGGTCGGTAGCCATATGTGGGAGGAGTGTTTACGCGGCTATTTATTTAGCTAGTTCCATTCTATAATTGTCTTTGGTGTAGTCCAGCTGGTCTGGTCGGTGGTGAAAGACATAGCACTCTTAgcacttattttatttattatttcatcGTCAACGggtttaaaaaaatgtactttACCTTTTCTCATAACAACTCGCTGGACGACAGTTTCCCTTCCTCCCCACAGGAAGACCTGGGTTCTCAACGGTTGTCCTGGGGGAATCTGGTGCAGAAACTAACCGTAATCAAAAGGATCAATCAACGGTTGGCAGACAAAGATCATCGTAGTTGGAATAGTGACACTGGTGAGTGTTTGTTTAGCACTGCAGCCTTTTGCCTGAGTGAAGAGTAGCCTACTGTCTTTGTTTTATTTAGGAGGATTGCTACAACGTTGCAAAATAATGTATCACACAAAAAGTATGCAGCAATATTGATTCCAAAACAGATTTAAAagtataacactttttttttggcATCAATAGTTGCTTATCTATAGGCTTCATATGAAAAAGTTCACATCAAGATTGATTGTTACAGCACTATACAGTACAATGAATGAAAAGTAGCCCTATTGTTTTCTTTTCTGTTCCAGGATCAGTCACAGACATGTCCATGACATCAGAGTCTGACAGTGGTCTCTTCTACAGTCCACTGGAGGAGTCTCTTTGTGCCCACATTGTAAAGACCATTGTCGAGAGCCTCTCAGACGCTACGGACACAGTCCTGTGCTGCTCCAAACTGGTCCTACCAGATCCTCTCCTGCACAACATCAGTCGGGAGCTTCTCCATCTGGCTGCTAGTGAGCCTTGCGGCCTCAAGGGGGCGCTCATTGACCTGTGTGTGGAGCAGGGGGACCAACAAGGAGAACTGTGTAGTGTGGAGCAGATAGCCGTTGACCATAACCTGGTTCCTACCTTCCATCTCACCCTCGTGCTACGGCCAGAGGTGGGGGGGTTGTGGCCCAAGGTGCAGAGGCTCTTTGGGGGCCGGAGGGCTGTGTCCCCCCAGAGGCAGAGTGGGAGACACACACTCAGGCTCAGTACTGGGTTCAGGGCTATCAAAAGAAAGCTATATAGTTCAGGAGAACTGCTCGTTGAAGAGTGCTGACCTGGCAAGAGCTATGGATGTTTTGTAGTAGATATCAGACCTGAGTCTAATAATACATATCTGAAATACTTAGTATGCTGCACTTTGTTTGGTTTGTCTGGTACAATGGGAACCAGTGTAAtggtcccaaaagtgcaaatcagGCATGCTTCAATACTGGTCGGATCTATATAATATTGTCTGACTCTGGTCTGATGTATATATTGTCTATTACTCTGGACTGAAGACAACACTACATTGAGAGAAGCCTTGTATGGCGCTGTGTGATAGAAGTGATTTCAGATATTCCAATGTGGTCACCAATGTACCTAAAGAAAACTCACTCCACTTCTGAAGGTGTGTAGGTACCTTGAATAGTCAAATTCTGAAGATGCTTATAATTCCCATAGTCGGGCAAGAAAAGCTTGTGCAACAATGTTAAccatgtattttttttgtatatgctaaaatgtattaaatgttttctagGGAACACATCTTATGGCAGCTTTTCCACATCAATTGACATGTGGAGACAATTGAATGTAAGATATGGCCATAAAGACAATGCAAAACTGCTGTTGTTAAACCATGGATTTGATTAGACAGTATTTATTTGAACCATGGATTTGATTAGAATGTATTTGATACTCATATTCACCTGAACTGCTTTTTGTACTTTCTTTCAAGAACTTGAAACTGAAactaaaatacattttcaaattaAAATATCCATGTGAAATATTTTGTTCATGGATCAAATATTTGTCTCTGTAATAAAATAAAACCACACTAGGTCATTATAGTGATGATAAAGAAATGTTTGATATTTGTTTAATTTGAATAAATACAGATTCATTTGTGCAATAATTTGCAATCCACCAAGCTACAAGCAAATCCACAGGGTACATTCAATTATATAAGTATATTAGCTACATAATTCCATCTAGCCCATGTAATAAAAATGTATGGTAAATACAGGTACTAACTATAAAAGTTATAAAAACTGGCTCAGATGTCTATCCTTAAAGGCCTTGAGTTGGGTCTTCTAAATATTTATCAAAGCATAATATGGGAAAGAGCAGTATCTCATTCAAAAATACATTTCAAGGCTTTAAAAAAAGAGAAACACTAGTGTTTGAATTTAAACCAGCCATCACCTTGTCAGTTTGTTTCACAGTTCTACAGGAAGTTAAGTCTGTCTGCAGgagtgtgcagagagagagaggggtccccCCACAACCCATATGTCTGCAAGGCATTTTCTCTCTAATTGCTGCTCAAATCTTACGctccagtttgtgtgtgttggctTGAATAGAGCGTTCTCTATTGATTTCTTCACATTCGATTCAAGTAACAAATAATCCAAGGAGGAAAATAAGTATGGAGCAATCAAAACATCAAATGGATCTCCAACAACAGAACTTTTTCCATTGAGGCTCAAATCAGAGCAGATGGGCAGCAGGTCATGCAAGCAC
Above is a genomic segment from Oncorhynchus masou masou isolate Uvic2021 chromosome 23, UVic_Omas_1.1, whole genome shotgun sequence containing:
- the LOC135511159 gene encoding DNA damage-inducible transcript 4 protein-like, which translates into the protein MYFTFSHNNSLDDSFPSSPQEDLGSQRLSWGNLVQKLTVIKRINQRLADKDHRSWNSDTGSVTDMSMTSESDSGLFYSPLEESLCAHIVKTIVESLSDATDTVLCCSKLVLPDPLLHNISRELLHLAASEPCGLKGALIDLCVEQGDQQGELCSVEQIAVDHNLVPTFHLTLVLRPEVGGLWPKVQRLFGGRRAVSPQRQSGRHTLRLSTGFRAIKRKLYSSGELLVEEC